The Alkalispirochaeta americana genome segment CCCTGCACAACCAGGACCTTGCCGATGGTTGGGGGCGTGTTGCCCTGCCCGAGGCCCTGAAGCGAAAATATCCCAGGGCGGACCAGGAGATTTACTGGCAATGGGTATTTCCCCAGCGAAGACGATGGCGCAATAGTGCTACAGGCGAAGAAGGACGCCATCATCTGGATCCATCGCTTGTTCAACGAGCAGTAAAGCAGGCGGTCATTGCCTCGGGGCTCAAAAAACGCATTTCCTGCCACACCTTTCGCCACTCCTTTGCGACTCATCTTCTTGAGAACGGCTACGATATAAGAACGGTACAGGAGCTTCTGGGGCACAGTGATGTAAAGACAACGATGATCTACACCCACGTGCTCAACAAGGGCCCCTCGGGAGTCCGAAGCCCCTTTGATGGGCTGGATTAGGAGGCTAAGGTGCTTACAAGTATCCGTATAACATCCCGGGGATCGTGGGAGACCATTCCTAATCCCTGGTTAGGGGGGGAGTTGGCCTGCAACCTGTTGAAAAAGGATTCTGCATACGCGGATAGTTTTGCAGTGTTCCAATCATTATCCTGGACCAGTCCAGTTATTGTTAGGACGCCTGGGGCATCCTGGGCTCCCGAGGACGGCACTCGTTATTCGGAAAGCTGTATCATCCAGGGATTGAAACCGCCTGTTCAAGGGCGATCGGTGAAGGCAATCTGGTCAGCGAAAAAGTCTTTTCTGCTGGAAAAATCGATATATTCGGCGGATAATGGACCCGGATCATTTTTACTGGATCTGGAAAAGAGGATTTCTTTTCAGAAATGCAGAACCAGAAAGGACCAAGGCGGTGCCTGATTTCCCCTGGTGTTCGTTGGATGCTATCGGGGGTCACGGGCGTTCTAACAACAGCTTCAACCGGACAATGCCTTCTGTCACGGTTTGTGCACCTCGCTTCGCTCGCTTGCGCACAAACCGCGCCACCCCGCTCCGCTGGTCAGGCATTGCCGGTTAAGCCAGCGTTATAAACGCTGGGGTATCATTCTGGACGGCACCAGAAGCTGCATGTTTGAGA includes the following:
- a CDS encoding integron integrase — encoded protein: MNAFLTHLAVQKKVSASTQNQALSALLFFFRHVLEREIGDLGSVVRAQKPQRLPIVMSKSEVKTVLAMLSGDMWLLAALMYGTGLRLAESIGLRVQDIDMARREILVRNGKGAKDRVTMLPESLISPLNKQIARVETLHNQDLADGWGRVALPEALKRKYPRADQEIYWQWVFPQRRRWRNSATGEEGRHHLDPSLVQRAVKQAVIASGLKKRISCHTFRHSFATHLLENGYDIRTVQELLGHSDVKTTMIYTHVLNKGPSGVRSPFDGLD